In the genome of Variibacter gotjawalensis, one region contains:
- a CDS encoding porin, whose protein sequence is MKMVKGLLLAGAAGIAAVSGAQAADLPVKARAAEYVKVCSAYGAGFFYIPGTDTCIKIGGYIWAEYNINSAGSHGVYWTGANARDNKADVANYNNRVRSELSFDTRTQTEYGTLRSFIRFGPEINSDLTGYTGQFTAYRGTIQFSRAFIQFAGFTVGKTQSFFDFYAGALSYTTPMYAGSVTGSGHLLVAYTAQFGGGFSATISGEDNQLRRTGLVFAGVAGNPTAGATLGQNGSATAGIETAGAPNFGFYRNINYPDIVANLRLDQPWGSAQIMGAIHDASGGCNGACNVPANNFGSATGYAIGAGVKFNLPFAPGDELWVQGTYADGATSYLGPYKSYSTDAVSMVRGNANTAGGRYTTALLADGAIGLDGRVNKVQGYQFTVAAQHFWTPGLRTSVFGGYLKLNYDGAATAAVCNSYALAGNKLPGNGACNPDVAIWQVGTRTVWSPVANLDLGVEVLYTKVDQNHTGVWTAIGAGGNGTGTFAASDRGIFQGSFRATRNFWP, encoded by the coding sequence ATGAAGATGGTGAAAGGCCTTCTTCTCGCAGGCGCAGCGGGCATTGCTGCGGTTTCGGGAGCACAGGCAGCCGATCTTCCCGTAAAGGCCCGTGCGGCTGAGTACGTGAAGGTTTGCTCGGCCTATGGCGCAGGCTTCTTCTACATCCCGGGCACGGACACCTGCATTAAGATTGGTGGCTACATCTGGGCGGAATACAACATCAACTCGGCTGGTTCGCACGGCGTGTATTGGACGGGCGCAAACGCTCGTGACAACAAGGCTGACGTTGCCAACTACAACAACCGCGTCCGTTCGGAATTGTCGTTCGACACCCGCACGCAGACCGAATACGGCACACTGCGTTCGTTCATCCGCTTCGGGCCGGAAATCAACTCCGACCTGACCGGTTACACGGGCCAGTTCACGGCATACCGTGGCACGATTCAGTTCTCCCGCGCCTTCATCCAGTTCGCTGGGTTCACGGTCGGTAAGACGCAATCGTTCTTCGACTTCTATGCCGGCGCTCTGTCGTATACGACGCCGATGTACGCTGGTTCGGTCACGGGTTCGGGCCACTTGCTCGTCGCCTACACCGCACAGTTCGGTGGCGGCTTCTCGGCAACGATCTCGGGTGAAGACAATCAGCTTCGCCGCACGGGTCTCGTCTTTGCTGGCGTTGCCGGTAACCCGACGGCTGGCGCTACGCTCGGCCAGAACGGCTCGGCAACAGCTGGTATCGAAACAGCTGGTGCTCCGAACTTCGGCTTCTACCGCAACATCAACTATCCGGATATCGTGGCAAACCTTCGCCTCGATCAGCCGTGGGGTTCGGCCCAGATCATGGGCGCGATCCACGACGCTTCGGGTGGCTGTAACGGCGCTTGCAACGTTCCGGCAAACAACTTCGGTTCGGCCACTGGCTATGCCATCGGCGCTGGCGTGAAGTTCAACTTGCCGTTCGCTCCGGGCGACGAGTTGTGGGTCCAAGGTACGTACGCCGATGGCGCTACGTCTTACCTTGGTCCGTATAAGTCGTACTCGACCGATGCAGTCTCGATGGTTCGCGGCAATGCCAACACGGCAGGTGGCCGCTACACCACCGCTCTCCTGGCTGACGGCGCTATCGGTCTCGATGGTCGCGTCAACAAGGTCCAAGGCTACCAGTTCACGGTTGCTGCTCAGCACTTCTGGACCCCGGGTCTCCGTACCTCGGTGTTCGGCGGTTACTTGAAGCTGAACTATGATGGTGCTGCTACGGCTGCGGTTTGCAACTCGTATGCGCTGGCTGGAAACAAGCTGCCAGGTAACGGCGCCTGCAATCCTGACGTGGCCATCTGGCAGGTCGGTACCCGCACCGTTTGGTCGCCGGTTGCCAACCTCGATCTCGGTGTCGAAGTTCTCTACACCAAGGTTGACCAGAACCACACGGGCGTCTGGACCGCCATCGGTGCAGGCGGCAACGGGACGGGAACGTTCGCTGCCTCGGACCGTGGCATCTTCCAGGGTTCGTTCCGCGCTACCCGCAACTTCTGGCCCTGA
- the rfbB gene encoding dTDP-glucose 4,6-dehydratase — translation MSTNFLVTGGAGFIGSALCRHLCTNVKYQVTNLDKLTYAGNLQSLRGVEKLSNYRFVQADICDGIAVSNVLFENNIDIVIHLAAESHVDRSIDGPQNFIETNVVGTFRLLNASLNYWRQLGAEQQKTFRFHHVSTDEVFGDLPFDKGIFTEATAYAPSSPYSASKAASDHLVRAWFHTYGLPVVISNSSNNFGPFHFPEKLIPLTILNALEEKLLPVYGTGANVRDWLFVEDHARALEVIATKGNVGESFNVGGSSERTNLDVVKSICDTLDRYRPRMNGESYRDLISFVADRPGHDRRYAIDTTKIHRELGWAPRETFESGLDRTVVWYLQNEQWWRPIRRHLYAGQRLGEATP, via the coding sequence ATGAGCACGAACTTTCTCGTTACCGGGGGAGCTGGGTTCATTGGTTCAGCGCTTTGCCGTCATCTCTGCACGAATGTCAAATATCAAGTAACCAACTTGGATAAGCTGACATACGCGGGAAATTTGCAGTCACTGCGCGGCGTCGAAAAACTGTCCAACTATCGGTTTGTGCAAGCTGACATTTGCGATGGCATCGCAGTTTCGAACGTTCTATTCGAAAACAACATTGATATCGTGATCCATCTCGCTGCTGAGAGTCATGTCGACCGCTCGATTGATGGCCCTCAAAATTTTATTGAGACAAACGTCGTCGGAACATTTCGTTTGCTCAACGCATCACTCAATTATTGGCGTCAGCTCGGGGCTGAACAGCAAAAAACTTTCCGATTTCATCACGTATCGACTGACGAAGTTTTTGGCGACCTGCCCTTCGACAAAGGGATCTTCACCGAAGCGACAGCTTACGCCCCATCGTCGCCGTACTCAGCTTCTAAGGCCGCTTCAGATCACCTCGTAAGAGCCTGGTTCCACACCTATGGTTTGCCCGTGGTAATTTCAAATTCCTCAAATAATTTCGGTCCTTTTCACTTTCCCGAAAAGCTCATTCCTCTAACAATTTTGAACGCGCTCGAGGAAAAATTGCTGCCGGTGTACGGCACCGGCGCTAACGTTCGCGATTGGCTTTTTGTTGAAGATCATGCTCGGGCGCTTGAAGTCATCGCCACCAAAGGAAATGTCGGAGAGAGTTTCAACGTTGGTGGCAGTTCAGAACGAACCAACCTCGATGTTGTAAAATCGATCTGCGATACACTTGATCGATATCGGCCGCGAATGAACGGCGAAAGCTATCGTGACCTGATTTCATTTGTCGCCGATAGACCGGGACACGATCGTCGGTACGCAATTGACACGACGAAGATACATCGCGAACTTGGATGGGCACCGCGAGAAACGTTTGAAAGCGGTCTCGATCGAACAGTCGTTTGGTATCTTCAGAACGAACAGTGGTGGCGACCGATCCGACGTCATCTTTACGCCGGCCAGCGTTTAGGCGAGGCGACCCCGTGA
- a CDS encoding ABC transporter ATP-binding protein, with protein MALVLLDNVSVDFPVYNAPSRSLKNRMLSVATGGAIDRRHDGHVVVRAINGLSLTLKEGERIGLIGHNGSGKTTLLRVLSGIYYPSRGSAKIDGNCVSLINISLGIDPEASGYENIRLRSVMMGMTADELAKCRDEIASFSGLGDFLEMPFRTYSSGMQLRLAFAVSTAIRPEILIMDEWLSTGDEAFKERAEKRMRDVVDATKILVLASHSRELLETNCNRVIWLEHGRVKMDGAPATVLPAYFG; from the coding sequence ATGGCGCTAGTTCTCCTCGACAACGTCTCGGTCGATTTTCCTGTCTACAACGCCCCAAGCAGGTCGTTGAAAAACCGCATGTTGAGTGTTGCTACCGGTGGCGCAATTGATCGTCGGCACGATGGTCATGTCGTAGTTCGCGCAATAAATGGTCTCTCACTTACTCTTAAAGAGGGAGAGCGCATTGGGTTGATCGGCCACAACGGTTCGGGTAAGACAACGCTTCTGCGGGTGTTGTCAGGCATCTACTATCCCTCAAGGGGCAGCGCTAAGATCGACGGCAATTGCGTGTCGCTTATCAATATCTCGCTAGGCATTGATCCCGAAGCTTCCGGCTACGAAAATATTCGCCTGCGCTCTGTCATGATGGGTATGACGGCCGACGAGCTGGCTAAATGTAGGGATGAGATTGCTAGCTTTTCGGGCTTGGGTGACTTTTTGGAAATGCCGTTTCGTACCTACTCTAGTGGCATGCAACTCCGCCTTGCATTTGCGGTTTCAACAGCGATCCGTCCGGAAATTTTGATCATGGATGAATGGCTTTCAACTGGGGATGAGGCTTTCAAGGAGCGTGCCGAAAAGCGGATGCGCGATGTCGTTGACGCGACGAAGATCCTCGTTCTAGCTAGTCATTCGCGCGAACTCCTCGAAACCAATTGCAATCGCGTTATTTGGTTAGAACACGGGCGCGTGAAGATGGACGGCGCTCCAGCAACCGTGTTGCCGGCCTATTTTGGATAG
- the rfbD gene encoding dTDP-4-dehydrorhamnose reductase — translation MRIVVTGREGQIVRSLLESAAGWPAVTIVPIGRPDFDLSRPATIRRNIFKAKPDLVVSAAAYTGVDRAESERDLAFAINATGAGKIAAATAEIGIPLIHISTDYVFDGSSSLPYSEEATRLPQNVYGASKLAGELAVTAANPLTIILRTAWVYSPFGANFVKTMLRLAKDHVEVDVVADQWGNPTSAFDIAEGVLRISDLIASRQFAAYGAYHLAGAAETNWADFARSVYAISKSRGGPYATVKNITTGQYKTVAARPLNSRLSTEKFARTFGWCPPGFQQSMHRVIDRLVG, via the coding sequence GTGAGGATCGTAGTCACAGGCCGCGAAGGACAGATCGTTCGCAGCTTATTGGAGTCCGCCGCCGGCTGGCCCGCAGTCACGATTGTTCCGATAGGTCGCCCGGACTTTGACCTGTCGCGCCCGGCTACGATCCGACGAAATATCTTCAAAGCAAAGCCTGACCTTGTCGTGTCCGCTGCAGCATACACCGGCGTCGATCGAGCTGAAAGTGAACGAGATTTGGCATTCGCCATCAACGCTACGGGCGCCGGAAAGATTGCTGCAGCAACGGCAGAAATTGGCATTCCCCTCATTCACATTTCTACCGACTATGTTTTCGACGGTAGCTCGAGTTTGCCGTACAGCGAGGAGGCTACTCGCCTGCCACAGAATGTCTATGGCGCGTCAAAACTAGCTGGCGAGCTAGCCGTCACTGCAGCAAATCCATTGACGATCATTTTACGAACGGCCTGGGTGTACAGTCCGTTCGGCGCTAACTTTGTAAAAACGATGTTACGGCTTGCAAAGGACCATGTCGAAGTTGATGTGGTCGCCGATCAATGGGGTAATCCTACCTCCGCCTTCGATATTGCAGAAGGTGTGCTGCGGATTTCAGATTTGATCGCATCCCGCCAATTTGCGGCCTATGGCGCTTATCATCTCGCCGGCGCCGCGGAAACAAATTGGGCTGACTTTGCCAGAAGTGTATACGCGATAAGCAAAAGTCGCGGCGGCCCTTACGCGACTGTCAAGAACATCACAACCGGGCAATACAAAACTGTTGCCGCGCGTCCGTTGAATTCAAGATTGTCGACCGAAAAGTTTGCGCGAACGTTCGGTTGGTGCCCACCGGGCTTTCAGCAATCGATGCATCGAGTGATCGACCGCCTTGTCGGCTGA
- a CDS encoding GDP-L-fucose synthase family protein produces the protein MIKVFVAGHRGLVGTATTQALASSGKYEIVTRARAELDLSDRVATRDFFMSARPDFVVMSAARVGGILANSNFPVEFLHENLAIQLSVFEAAHASGVKRMIFLGSSCIYPRDCAQPIKEEYLLTGPLEATNRPYALAKIAGVEACWAFNRQHQTAYLAVMPTNLYGPGDNYHPDHSHVLPALIRRFHEARMSSVDAVTVWGTGNPRREFMYSADMGNAIAFLLDLPLKQFAKLTAPDAAPLLNVGLGHDITIHELAHLVSDTVGFKGKIIFDDTKPDGTPRKMLDVRRLHNLGWTAKTDLRTGLHHAYNDFLNRYPTSPSQSVAPQMTSDKRAKQDAVIGA, from the coding sequence ATGATCAAGGTGTTTGTAGCGGGACATCGGGGGCTCGTTGGCACAGCCACAACCCAAGCGCTTGCTTCGAGCGGGAAGTATGAAATTGTAACGCGAGCTCGCGCTGAACTTGATCTTAGCGATCGAGTGGCAACGCGCGATTTTTTTATGTCGGCGCGCCCAGATTTTGTTGTTATGAGCGCAGCAAGAGTTGGAGGTATCCTGGCAAACTCTAACTTTCCAGTCGAATTCCTGCACGAGAATTTGGCTATTCAGCTGAGTGTCTTCGAAGCCGCTCATGCTTCTGGTGTAAAGCGGATGATCTTCTTAGGATCATCCTGTATTTATCCGCGCGACTGTGCTCAGCCGATCAAAGAAGAGTATCTTCTGACCGGTCCGCTTGAGGCGACAAACCGACCGTATGCTCTCGCAAAGATTGCCGGCGTTGAAGCTTGCTGGGCTTTCAATAGGCAGCATCAGACAGCTTACCTAGCAGTGATGCCGACGAACCTTTACGGCCCGGGCGACAACTATCATCCAGATCATTCGCATGTGCTCCCTGCACTGATCAGGCGCTTTCACGAAGCACGTATGTCGTCGGTGGATGCGGTGACGGTCTGGGGTACGGGAAATCCGCGACGAGAGTTCATGTATTCCGCCGACATGGGCAACGCTATCGCGTTTCTTCTCGACCTTCCGCTGAAACAGTTCGCGAAACTAACCGCACCGGATGCAGCGCCTTTATTGAACGTCGGGTTGGGCCACGATATAACGATCCACGAACTTGCTCACCTTGTTTCCGATACCGTCGGCTTCAAAGGCAAGATTATCTTCGACGACACCAAGCCGGATGGTACGCCACGCAAGATGCTGGACGTCCGTAGGCTTCACAACTTGGGTTGGACGGCAAAAACTGACCTGCGCACCGGTCTACACCACGCATACAACGATTTTTTGAACCGTTATCCAACCTCGCCTAGTCAATCGGTCGCACCTCAGATGACTTCAGATAAGCGGGCTAAGCAAGACGCCGTGATCGGGGCATAG
- a CDS encoding glycosyltransferase codes for MAKIAYVDHSFHKITQSTAFLPDLLRKHGHEVVPFWDEAWQGGAAIEWEQVRGHDVVLMFQSFCPPRGTIFSLDHPNVTYIPMLDQFGQWRGATGSLSEFWRPFEGAKVLNFSNALHSLTLGFGIASFFARYFPPHEDQVAIPTEGLHGFFWLRRESELPWATVARLIGNTRFDSFHLHFVTDPTTPNATLPTAREISQHNITMSQWFERKSELDAVVSRANIYFAPRLAEGIGQSFLEAMSRGQCVVAPNQGTMNEYILPGTNGLLYDEKTPKPLDFSKAVELGRCAGQSVAAGRAKWVDLEQAIVKFLTTPSRSYYERIGNSRQQSSTWHVASRVMTKFRTLVQNRT; via the coding sequence TTGGCAAAGATCGCTTACGTCGATCATTCGTTTCACAAAATTACGCAGTCGACGGCGTTTCTGCCAGACCTTTTGCGGAAGCACGGCCATGAAGTCGTCCCGTTCTGGGATGAAGCATGGCAGGGGGGGGCTGCGATTGAGTGGGAGCAAGTTCGCGGGCACGATGTCGTGCTGATGTTCCAGTCTTTCTGTCCGCCACGCGGGACCATTTTCAGTTTGGATCATCCAAACGTCACATACATTCCAATGCTTGATCAGTTCGGCCAGTGGCGCGGAGCGACTGGTAGCTTGTCAGAATTTTGGCGACCGTTTGAAGGCGCTAAAGTGTTGAATTTTTCCAACGCTCTTCACTCGCTGACACTTGGCTTTGGAATTGCGAGCTTTTTCGCCCGATATTTTCCACCGCATGAAGATCAGGTAGCAATTCCGACTGAAGGCTTGCATGGGTTTTTTTGGTTGCGGAGGGAGAGCGAACTGCCTTGGGCTACTGTTGCAAGACTGATCGGAAATACCAGGTTCGATAGCTTCCATTTGCACTTCGTCACCGACCCGACGACACCTAACGCCACCCTGCCAACCGCAAGAGAAATCTCGCAACACAATATCACGATGTCGCAGTGGTTCGAGCGAAAGTCGGAGCTTGATGCTGTCGTCTCGCGCGCCAACATCTATTTCGCGCCTCGTCTCGCAGAGGGAATAGGCCAATCATTCCTTGAAGCGATGAGCCGTGGTCAATGCGTCGTCGCTCCAAACCAAGGCACCATGAACGAATACATTCTACCGGGTACCAACGGCCTGCTATATGACGAGAAAACACCAAAACCTCTCGATTTTTCAAAGGCGGTTGAGTTAGGGCGGTGTGCAGGTCAGAGCGTGGCAGCAGGCCGAGCCAAATGGGTTGATTTGGAACAAGCTATTGTCAAATTTTTAACCACACCAAGCCGTTCGTATTATGAGCGGATTGGCAACTCCCGCCAGCAGTCATCAACTTGGCATGTTGCTAGCAGAGTGATGACAAAGTTTAGAACTTTGGTCCAAAACAGAACATAG
- a CDS encoding ABC transporter permease: MLHLKGCRQGDMTDTIWQRAIEDFRGALQRRHLATTLATQDIKQRYNRSRIGAFWLSINMLVLVGALGFVFGTLFRTPMQEFLPFLTAGMIVWGFILSCLTEGCTAFIASEGIILQVRMPLTTHILRTVERNLFILAHNILILPLVMLAVGASFHWTTILAVPGIILLSLNLLWMVMVLAIVCTRFRDMTQIIQNFLQVSFYLTPIVWMPKALPTGAPSRLLELNPFLHLIAIVRDPLLGNPLSGRSWIFCLGLLFIGTIAAAGMFGAFRRRIAYWL; the protein is encoded by the coding sequence ATGCTGCACCTCAAGGGATGCCGACAGGGTGATATGACGGATACGATATGGCAACGTGCCATCGAAGATTTTCGTGGAGCCCTGCAACGCCGCCATTTGGCAACGACGCTTGCAACACAGGACATCAAACAGCGATACAATAGGTCTCGGATTGGAGCGTTTTGGCTATCAATCAACATGCTTGTGTTGGTGGGAGCGCTTGGATTTGTTTTTGGCACCCTTTTCCGCACCCCGATGCAGGAATTCTTGCCTTTCTTGACAGCGGGCATGATCGTTTGGGGGTTTATTCTTTCATGCCTAACCGAAGGGTGTACGGCGTTCATTGCTTCGGAAGGGATTATCCTTCAAGTCAGGATGCCCCTAACGACCCACATCCTGCGCACCGTTGAGCGTAACCTTTTCATTCTTGCACATAATATTCTAATCCTACCGTTAGTCATGTTGGCTGTCGGCGCATCTTTCCACTGGACAACAATCCTCGCAGTTCCTGGTATTATATTACTGTCGCTTAATCTGCTTTGGATGGTGATGGTTTTGGCGATTGTTTGCACGCGGTTTCGCGACATGACCCAAATCATCCAAAACTTCCTCCAAGTTTCTTTCTATTTAACTCCAATCGTTTGGATGCCAAAAGCGTTACCTACTGGTGCGCCAAGTCGCCTACTTGAGCTCAACCCATTCTTGCATCTCATTGCGATCGTGCGTGACCCGCTTTTGGGCAACCCGTTGTCTGGGCGCTCTTGGATTTTCTGCCTCGGCCTTTTGTTCATTGGGACTATCGCAGCTGCTGGAATGTTCGGTGCATTTCGCCGCCGAATTGCGTACTGGTTGTAA
- a CDS encoding glycosyltransferase, whose product MTENYRPRLALDMYVLEQGLKTGIHRVCDELFPRIAKSPQFRTTLAFRNGGESTAWQFSSCAQTTAEQSRLTTKRLRASQDILLSPFGVAPPSWLEDRSVLHAHIVYDLIAIKHPEFFTHEAAAEVASIIDSLDDDTEIFAISNFTKQDLLSVRPDLAPQQITVIPLAAGSSFQPNSSDVDRAAMRRKYQIPVGLPYVLSVATLEVRKNLEQVVSTFAEFLDENPHSNLHLVLAGMKGWKLEKFESALSESRWRDRIIITGFVDEEDLSALYSDALCFIYMSLYEGFGLPPLEAMSCGTPVICSANSSLPEVVGDAGLLIVAEDKRAVRDAFRSIVFDAELRRSLSERGLARSKLFNWDVAAQLVVERLAHAHQRHLLRPINLPPRGAWPGSSVRKTRSVSGANIANLDVRVNGSIGPSFSVGASRPHGERNWPMWSDRLQSDEGLLAEGGRRLVQPLAKLSSNPLVSYVTIVRNNAATLSRAIESVRSQTYPLVEHVILDGASTDDTLQVIRRYDREIDYYASAPDTGLYNALNKIIPLARGELICVLNSDDWLEPDAAKTAVNRISTKSGANLLLTAARVETLDGPLAWPPAFVHPGSYFKCANVCHNGIYATRSAYEASGPYDETLKIAADFQWIMDCLEAGVQFVYTNERTINFSLGGVSGNVRAHRAECMQILARRFGTLSEAEIKTLSDIFFVFRNAVDESEMITDRDLFVRESFVRHGADRDLLNVLAWALVDQPQHHLVGAAPFSNMILAAKILLRDRLLPYPRFYMLAKSAFRYIRRRP is encoded by the coding sequence ATGACTGAGAATTACCGCCCACGCCTCGCGCTTGATATGTATGTGCTCGAACAAGGGCTCAAAACGGGTATCCACCGCGTTTGCGATGAACTGTTTCCGCGCATTGCGAAATCACCGCAATTTCGCACAACGTTAGCTTTCAGAAACGGTGGCGAATCGACCGCGTGGCAGTTTTCTTCTTGCGCTCAAACAACCGCTGAACAGAGCAGATTGACAACGAAACGGCTGAGGGCATCTCAAGATATTTTGCTCTCGCCGTTTGGTGTAGCACCACCTTCATGGTTGGAGGACCGCAGCGTTCTTCACGCGCATATCGTTTACGATCTAATAGCGATCAAGCATCCCGAATTCTTTACGCATGAGGCAGCCGCCGAGGTGGCGAGCATAATCGATAGCTTAGACGATGACACCGAGATCTTCGCCATCTCGAATTTCACTAAACAAGATTTGCTGTCCGTTAGGCCGGATTTGGCGCCGCAACAAATCACTGTCATCCCGTTAGCCGCAGGCTCGTCGTTTCAGCCAAATTCGTCGGACGTAGATCGAGCTGCGATGCGTCGCAAGTACCAGATACCAGTTGGTTTGCCATACGTACTCAGCGTTGCAACGTTGGAAGTTAGAAAGAATCTGGAGCAAGTCGTTTCGACTTTTGCGGAATTTCTTGATGAGAATCCGCACAGCAATCTACATCTTGTGCTTGCCGGGATGAAAGGTTGGAAGCTCGAGAAATTTGAGTCTGCGCTTTCTGAATCGAGATGGCGCGATCGAATCATCATCACAGGGTTTGTCGATGAGGAAGACCTGTCTGCGCTCTACAGCGATGCTTTGTGCTTTATTTACATGTCTCTTTACGAGGGTTTTGGGTTGCCTCCTTTAGAGGCGATGTCATGCGGTACCCCCGTTATTTGTTCTGCCAACTCATCTCTTCCAGAGGTCGTAGGCGATGCAGGCCTCTTGATCGTTGCTGAAGATAAACGCGCAGTTCGCGATGCGTTCAGATCGATCGTTTTCGATGCTGAGCTAAGACGATCGCTTTCTGAGCGAGGTTTAGCACGCTCCAAGCTATTCAATTGGGATGTAGCTGCGCAACTGGTGGTGGAACGACTCGCTCACGCGCACCAGCGTCATCTCCTGCGCCCCATTAACCTTCCACCGCGAGGTGCGTGGCCCGGTTCTTCGGTCCGAAAAACTCGTTCAGTTAGCGGCGCAAACATTGCCAACTTGGACGTGCGTGTTAACGGCTCAATCGGCCCAAGTTTTTCGGTGGGAGCGAGCAGACCGCACGGCGAGCGAAACTGGCCAATGTGGTCGGATCGGTTGCAAAGTGATGAGGGCCTGTTGGCCGAGGGCGGTCGCCGATTGGTTCAGCCGTTGGCGAAATTGTCGTCGAATCCTCTCGTGAGCTATGTCACTATCGTTCGAAACAATGCTGCCACGCTTTCGCGAGCAATCGAAAGCGTGCGGTCGCAAACTTACCCACTTGTCGAGCACGTCATTCTCGACGGAGCATCTACGGATGACACGCTCCAGGTCATTCGTCGCTATGACAGGGAGATCGACTATTACGCATCAGCGCCTGACACCGGGCTGTATAATGCCTTGAACAAAATAATTCCGCTTGCGCGGGGTGAACTAATTTGCGTGCTGAATTCCGATGACTGGTTAGAGCCCGATGCTGCGAAGACTGCGGTGAATCGCATTTCCACCAAATCGGGTGCCAATTTACTTTTGACGGCAGCGCGAGTTGAGACGCTTGATGGCCCGCTGGCTTGGCCGCCTGCGTTCGTTCACCCGGGTTCATATTTCAAATGCGCTAATGTCTGTCACAACGGCATTTATGCAACGAGAAGCGCTTACGAAGCCTCCGGCCCCTATGATGAAACGTTGAAGATTGCTGCGGATTTTCAGTGGATAATGGATTGCCTAGAAGCGGGGGTTCAGTTCGTTTACACGAACGAACGGACGATTAACTTTTCGCTCGGGGGTGTCTCAGGCAATGTCCGCGCACACCGCGCTGAATGCATGCAAATTTTAGCGCGGCGCTTTGGCACACTGAGTGAGGCCGAGATCAAGACTCTATCGGATATTTTCTTTGTCTTTCGGAATGCAGTTGATGAATCCGAAATGATCACTGATCGAGATTTGTTTGTGCGAGAATCGTTCGTTCGCCATGGAGCAGATCGCGACCTGCTCAATGTTCTGGCCTGGGCGCTAGTTGATCAGCCACAACATCATTTAGTCGGCGCCGCTCCCTTCTCAAACATGATACTTGCGGCGAAAATACTCCTTCGCGACCGGTTGCTGCCGTATCCAAGATTCTACATGCTCGCGAAGTCTGCCTTTAGGTACATCCGAAGGAGGCCTTAG
- a CDS encoding recombinase family protein produces the protein MRIGYARSSLAETNFELQQQLLTKAGCEKIFVDRCYSRDVQRPGFEQAVVSARAGDVIVVWKLDRLAMSITHCVELLAFFRGRQVGLETLIGCIDTAGADAALIQRIFSDLAELDRDLLADRSTSEVVAWRTKRSRIQRADKRLLRKEQIFAAIEMLIEKKLRLNQVAAQLGVSRATLARYVDAKGNTLTAAKKLLAVR, from the coding sequence ATGCGCATAGGTTATGCAAGGTCCTCACTGGCGGAAACAAATTTCGAGCTGCAGCAGCAACTGCTGACGAAAGCAGGCTGCGAAAAAATTTTCGTTGACCGCTGTTACAGTCGCGACGTTCAACGTCCAGGTTTCGAACAGGCAGTTGTTAGCGCTCGGGCAGGCGATGTGATCGTCGTGTGGAAACTCGATCGTTTAGCGATGTCGATAACGCATTGTGTTGAACTTTTGGCCTTCTTCAGGGGCAGACAGGTGGGCCTCGAAACCTTGATCGGCTGCATCGACACAGCCGGTGCGGACGCAGCGCTTATCCAACGCATCTTTTCAGATTTAGCCGAACTTGATCGAGACCTCTTAGCTGATCGATCTACGTCCGAAGTCGTGGCTTGGAGAACTAAGCGGAGCCGCATTCAACGAGCCGACAAGCGTCTTCTCCGAAAGGAGCAGATTTTCGCTGCTATCGAGATGTTGATTGAGAAAAAACTTAGGCTTAATCAAGTGGCAGCCCAGCTTGGTGTCTCTCGAGCAACGTTGGCGCGGTATGTTGATGCCAAAGGAAATACTCTCACCGCAGCAAAAAAACTGCTGGCTGTCCGCTAG